One part of the Candidatus Aquiluna sp. UB-MaderosW2red genome encodes these proteins:
- a CDS encoding pseudouridine-5'-phosphate glycosidase, translating into MQKNLLKIQPEVQKAINEGRAVVALESTIISHGLPRPRNYEAAKGFEKILRDKGVIPATIAMINGVANIGLDEAGIELISNQDIAKASVRDLPILAAKGLSGATTVAATAHLAALAGIRVFATGGLGGVHRGAAESFDESADLSVLGNTPITVVSAGVKSVLDIAATLERLETLSIPVVGYKTNNFPSFWLRESEFSLEYRVDSALEVAQMMLAQDLIGEGGGIVIANPVPEAEAWEKSEHDRVLKLAFAAAEKAKVTGKEVTPFLLQFIVEASDGVSLDVNLNLARNNVLVAADIALAWANLGQD; encoded by the coding sequence GTGCAAAAAAACCTTTTGAAAATTCAGCCCGAAGTCCAAAAAGCCATCAACGAAGGCCGAGCTGTTGTTGCCCTAGAGTCAACAATCATCTCCCATGGCCTACCCCGGCCAAGAAACTACGAAGCCGCTAAAGGCTTCGAGAAGATCTTGCGCGATAAAGGCGTAATCCCCGCCACGATTGCCATGATTAATGGCGTGGCAAACATCGGGTTAGATGAAGCCGGCATCGAGCTAATTTCAAATCAAGACATTGCAAAGGCCTCGGTCAGAGACCTGCCGATTCTGGCTGCTAAGGGGCTCTCGGGTGCCACCACCGTGGCAGCCACCGCTCACCTGGCAGCCCTAGCCGGCATCAGGGTTTTTGCCACCGGAGGCCTAGGCGGGGTTCACCGCGGTGCCGCGGAGTCTTTTGACGAATCTGCAGACCTATCGGTTTTAGGAAATACCCCAATCACAGTGGTGAGTGCGGGTGTGAAAAGCGTCTTGGATATTGCGGCCACCTTGGAGCGTCTCGAAACTCTAAGCATCCCGGTGGTGGGGTATAAAACCAACAACTTCCCGAGTTTTTGGCTGAGGGAATCAGAATTCAGCTTGGAATACCGGGTTGATTCAGCCCTGGAGGTTGCCCAAATGATGCTCGCGCAGGATTTGATTGGCGAGGGTGGTGGAATCGTCATTGCGAACCCGGTGCCCGAGGCTGAGGCCTGGGAAAAATCCGAACACGACCGTGTGTTGAAGCTGGCCTTTGCGGCAGCCGAAAAAGCCAAGGTCACCGGCAAGGAGGTAACTCCGTTTTTACTGCAATTTATTGTTGAAGCCTCCGATGGAGTTTCGCTTGATGTGAATCTAAACCTGGCTCGCAATAACGTCTTGGTCGCAGCAGATATAGCGCTGGCTTGGGCGAACCTCGGTCAGGACTAA
- a CDS encoding carbohydrate kinase family protein, translating to MPRVLVIGDVIDDILVTPDGAIRVDTDTQSQIFSSPGGSGANFAAWLASLGAEVDFVGRVGRADIERHSVALRNVGVTPHLQADDLLETGKIIVLVQGDTRSFLTDRGANQNLDVGAIDKALLSDALYVSGYSVFDSEPEALLSLIKDARKKGIVMCDPGSAGFIQDHGASRFLNSLAGVSLLVPSLQEGKVLAGELAPELIGDSLSRNFDQVVLTLGPQGSIGFEKGKRFVIEPTQVLAIDPTGAGDAFAAKLLAELLGGKTLAQAQLAASRFAALATTKSGGRP from the coding sequence ATGCCTAGGGTTTTGGTTATCGGGGATGTGATTGACGACATTCTGGTGACCCCGGATGGCGCAATCAGGGTCGATACCGATACCCAAAGCCAGATCTTTTCAAGCCCAGGTGGTTCGGGAGCCAATTTCGCCGCCTGGCTCGCGAGTCTTGGGGCTGAAGTGGATTTTGTCGGCCGAGTCGGCAGGGCAGACATCGAGCGACACTCAGTCGCACTCAGAAATGTGGGGGTGACTCCGCACCTGCAGGCTGATGACCTTTTAGAAACCGGCAAGATAATTGTCCTGGTGCAGGGTGACACCAGAAGTTTTTTGACCGATCGCGGAGCAAATCAAAACCTAGACGTTGGCGCAATTGACAAAGCCCTGTTATCGGACGCCCTCTACGTCTCCGGTTACAGCGTTTTTGATTCAGAACCCGAAGCCCTTTTGTCACTTATCAAGGACGCTAGAAAAAAAGGTATTGTGATGTGCGATCCCGGCAGTGCCGGGTTTATTCAAGACCATGGAGCCTCAAGGTTCCTCAATTCGCTTGCGGGCGTGAGTTTATTGGTGCCTTCGCTTCAAGAAGGCAAGGTCCTAGCTGGCGAGCTAGCGCCCGAACTAATTGGTGATTCGCTTTCTAGAAACTTCGACCAGGTGGTTCTGACTCTTGGACCCCAAGGCTCGATCGGCTTTGAGAAGGGCAAGCGGTTTGTTATTGAACCCACACAAGTCCTCGCCATCGACCCCACCGGAGCCGGGGATGCCTTTGCCGCCAAGCTCTTGGCAGAGCTGCTAGGTGGCAAGACCCTTGCACAAGCCCAATTAGCCGCCTCGAGGTTTGCGGCTTTAGCCACTACTAAATCTGGCGGCAGGCCCTAA
- a CDS encoding aldehyde dehydrogenase family protein → MRLDVKKTYKLFIGGKFPRSESGRVYELKSHKGEFLANVAKASRKDARDAVVAARAAQPGWAGATAYNRGQILYRIAELLEGRREQFVSEIKEQTGVSEKVANLEVDHAIDSWVWHAGWSDKIDSVAGSMNPVSGPFFNISTNQPTGVVAAFAPQQSALVGLVNTIAPAIVSGNAIVVVTSEALPLCAITLTEVLATSDLPGGVVNVLTGNEAEISPWLASHQDVNAIDLEGTADFVNLEIQAAETLKRVIRRGSYQRLLAKGNLQHILAFMEVKTVWHPKGH, encoded by the coding sequence ATGCGTCTAGATGTCAAAAAGACCTACAAGCTTTTTATTGGTGGCAAGTTTCCCAGAAGCGAGTCGGGTCGGGTCTACGAGCTTAAAAGCCATAAGGGCGAATTCTTAGCCAATGTCGCTAAAGCCTCTCGCAAGGACGCCCGCGATGCGGTTGTTGCGGCCCGCGCAGCCCAGCCCGGTTGGGCTGGTGCTACCGCATATAACCGCGGCCAGATTCTTTACCGAATCGCCGAGCTGCTCGAGGGTCGTCGTGAACAATTCGTTAGTGAGATTAAAGAACAGACCGGTGTTAGTGAAAAAGTGGCCAACCTAGAGGTTGACCATGCGATTGACTCCTGGGTTTGGCACGCTGGCTGGTCCGACAAAATTGACTCGGTTGCCGGTTCCATGAACCCGGTTTCAGGTCCATTCTTTAATATCTCCACCAACCAGCCAACCGGTGTTGTGGCAGCCTTTGCTCCCCAACAAAGCGCCCTGGTTGGCCTGGTGAACACGATCGCTCCGGCGATTGTTTCGGGGAACGCGATCGTGGTTGTGACCTCGGAAGCTTTACCACTTTGTGCAATCACTCTCACCGAGGTTTTGGCCACCAGTGACCTGCCGGGAGGTGTGGTGAACGTGCTAACCGGCAATGAAGCAGAGATTTCTCCCTGGCTGGCTTCGCACCAAGATGTGAATGCGATTGACCTCGAGGGTACGGCCGACTTTGTCAACCTTGAGATTCAGGCGGCTGAAACCCTCAAGCGCGTGATTCGTCGCGGCAGCTACCAGAGGCTCCTTGCAAAAGGAAACCTGCAACACATTTTGGCCTTCATGGAAGTCAAAACCGTATGGCATCCCAAGGGGCACTAG
- a CDS encoding aldehyde dehydrogenase family protein — MFEYAPAPESRAIVSFKPSYGLFIDGKFTKPHDTYQTISPATEEVLAEITTASVKDVDLAVKAARNAFEKTWSKLSGAERGKYLYRIARIIQERARELAVAESLNNGKPIKESRDSDIPMVSAWFFYYAGWADKLDHAGLGANPQPLGVAAQVIPWNFPLMMLAWKIAPALAAGNTVVLKPAETTPLTALLFAEICQQAGLPDGVVNIITGFGETGAALVGHPDVNKVAFTGSTEVGRRIAKQIAGTDKKVTLELGGKAANIVFEDAALDQAVEGIINGIFFNQGHVCCAGSRLLVQESIHDELIKKLKRRMETIRMGDPLDKNTDIGAINSKEQLDRITAMVQQGVKEGGEAWAPNCPIPKNGFWYAPTIITGVAATSTVAREEIFGPVLSVITFRTPAEAVAKANNTPYGLSAGIWSEKGSLILKVADQLNAGVIWANTFNQFDPASPFGGFKESGYGREGGRHGLMAYLKEGN, encoded by the coding sequence ATGTTTGAGTATGCACCAGCACCTGAATCCAGGGCGATAGTTTCTTTTAAACCAAGCTACGGGTTATTCATCGATGGCAAGTTCACCAAGCCGCACGACACCTATCAGACCATCTCCCCCGCTACCGAAGAAGTACTGGCAGAGATCACAACCGCTTCGGTGAAGGATGTTGACCTAGCCGTGAAGGCGGCAAGAAACGCCTTTGAAAAAACCTGGTCAAAACTTTCAGGCGCTGAGCGCGGCAAATACCTCTACCGAATCGCCAGAATTATTCAGGAGCGAGCCCGCGAACTAGCGGTGGCCGAGAGCCTGAATAACGGCAAGCCAATCAAAGAATCCAGGGATTCCGACATCCCGATGGTCTCAGCCTGGTTCTTTTACTATGCCGGCTGGGCCGACAAACTCGATCACGCAGGCCTTGGCGCAAACCCACAACCCCTAGGTGTTGCAGCCCAGGTCATCCCTTGGAACTTCCCCCTAATGATGCTGGCTTGGAAGATTGCCCCGGCTCTTGCAGCTGGCAACACTGTTGTTCTAAAGCCTGCCGAGACCACACCGCTTACGGCGTTGCTGTTCGCTGAGATTTGCCAGCAAGCAGGCTTGCCAGACGGTGTTGTGAACATCATCACCGGTTTCGGAGAAACCGGTGCGGCGCTTGTAGGTCACCCGGATGTCAATAAGGTCGCCTTCACCGGCTCCACCGAGGTTGGCCGCAGGATTGCCAAGCAGATTGCCGGCACCGATAAGAAGGTGACCTTGGAACTTGGCGGCAAGGCCGCCAACATCGTGTTTGAGGATGCGGCCTTGGACCAAGCGGTCGAAGGCATTATCAATGGAATCTTTTTCAATCAGGGTCACGTTTGCTGCGCGGGCTCGAGACTGTTGGTCCAAGAATCCATCCACGACGAACTAATCAAAAAGCTGAAGCGCCGAATGGAGACCATTCGGATGGGCGACCCGCTTGACAAGAACACTGATATCGGTGCCATCAACTCAAAAGAGCAGCTTGACCGCATTACCGCAATGGTCCAACAGGGTGTGAAAGAGGGCGGCGAAGCTTGGGCCCCAAATTGCCCAATCCCTAAAAACGGCTTTTGGTATGCCCCGACAATCATTACCGGTGTGGCTGCCACCAGCACGGTTGCCCGTGAAGAGATCTTCGGCCCGGTGCTATCAGTCATCACCTTTAGAACTCCGGCCGAGGCGGTTGCCAAAGCCAACAACACCCCATACGGCCTATCAGCCGGCATCTGGAGCGAAAAGGGCTCGTTGATTTTGAAGGTAGCCGACCAGCTCAATGCCGGAGTCATCTGGGCTAACACCTTTAATCAATTCGACCCGGCCAGCCCTTTTGGAGGCTTTAAAGAGTCCGGGTACGGCAGAGAAGGTGGCCGTCACGGCCTCATGGCTTATTTGAAGGAAGGCAACTAA
- the deoC gene encoding deoxyribose-phosphate aldolase, whose product MPNFEPEALVGSRITNQSLKRWLYSLPGVDKVGLEARAASLATRSIKTTSKAWALDMAIKMMDLTTLEGSDTPQRVRSLALKAITPDPTDLACPSPAAICVYGDMVAHVKKALGNSKIHVAAVATAFPSGRASMPVKLLDTKDAVKAGADEIDMVIDRGAFLAGNYLEVYKQIQATKEACKRADGSYAHLKVILETGELQTYDNIRRASYLAMLAGGDFIKTSTGKVTVNATLPITLLMLQAVRDWHDQTGHLIGVKPAGGIKTAKDAIKYLVVVKEVAGETWLTPDLFRFGASSLLNDVLMQRQKLKTGNYSGPDYVTVD is encoded by the coding sequence TTGCCCAATTTTGAACCAGAGGCTTTAGTTGGCTCACGCATAACTAATCAGAGCCTCAAACGCTGGCTTTATTCTTTGCCGGGCGTAGATAAGGTCGGGCTCGAAGCGCGTGCCGCAAGCCTCGCTACTAGATCCATCAAAACCACATCCAAGGCCTGGGCGCTGGACATGGCAATCAAGATGATGGATCTGACCACCTTAGAAGGTAGCGACACCCCACAAAGAGTTAGATCACTCGCTCTCAAGGCCATAACTCCAGACCCAACCGATTTAGCCTGCCCGTCTCCAGCCGCAATTTGCGTCTATGGGGACATGGTTGCTCATGTGAAAAAGGCGTTGGGGAACTCCAAGATTCACGTGGCAGCAGTAGCCACCGCCTTTCCTTCCGGCCGAGCATCGATGCCGGTGAAGCTTTTGGACACCAAGGATGCGGTAAAAGCTGGCGCCGATGAGATCGATATGGTGATTGACCGCGGGGCTTTTCTGGCTGGCAATTACCTTGAGGTTTATAAGCAAATTCAAGCCACCAAAGAGGCCTGTAAAAGAGCCGATGGTTCCTACGCGCACCTAAAGGTCATCCTCGAAACTGGTGAGCTTCAGACCTACGACAATATCCGTCGGGCGAGCTATTTAGCCATGCTGGCTGGCGGCGATTTCATCAAGACCTCGACCGGCAAGGTGACCGTGAACGCCACCTTGCCAATCACACTTTTGATGCTCCAGGCGGTTAGAGACTGGCACGACCAAACCGGGCACCTGATCGGCGTGAAGCCAGCCGGTGGCATTAAAACAGCCAAAGACGCCATCAAGTACCTGGTGGTTGTCAAAGAGGTAGCCGGTGAAACTTGGCTCACCCCGGATTTATTTAGGTTTGGTGCCTCAAGTTTGCTAAACGATGTTTTGATGCAAAGACAAAAGCTAAAAACCGGAAACTACTCCGGCCCCGATTATGTGACCGTGGACTAG
- a CDS encoding SDR family NAD(P)-dependent oxidoreductase, whose translation MQLKQKTAIITGASSGLGLVSAHALAQEGMNLYLIARGEERLLKAAEDLRQKYPDVQIHERVLDISNLDLVRSFAAEIKEPVEVLMNNAGLMGPDFSLSIEGIESQMATNHIGHFLLTSLLWKNLEKGDAPKVISLSSIVHRRGNLKSASIAEIRGSDPSKYHRWQRYADTKLACLYFARELEIRGRLHGSKTRSIAAHPGWALTGLQGGNPTPWDRFAQSAEQGARSQIKAVLNQEISGGDFIGPKWEMWGEPKTIRGSSRSKKLDTMQRLWLTSEELTATKFLPLDS comes from the coding sequence GTGCAGCTCAAGCAAAAGACCGCGATTATCACCGGAGCGAGCTCCGGATTAGGCCTAGTCTCAGCCCACGCCCTGGCCCAAGAGGGCATGAACCTGTATTTGATCGCTAGGGGTGAAGAGCGGCTTCTCAAGGCGGCAGAAGATCTCCGCCAAAAATACCCAGACGTGCAGATTCACGAGCGGGTACTGGATATCTCTAACCTGGATCTTGTGCGCAGCTTTGCCGCAGAGATAAAAGAGCCAGTCGAAGTGTTGATGAACAATGCGGGCCTGATGGGGCCGGATTTCTCACTCTCAATTGAGGGCATCGAGTCACAGATGGCAACCAACCACATCGGCCACTTCTTGCTTACCTCGCTGCTATGGAAAAACTTAGAAAAAGGCGATGCCCCGAAGGTGATTTCCCTCAGTTCAATCGTGCATCGAAGGGGAAACCTCAAATCGGCGAGCATCGCAGAGATTAGAGGAAGCGACCCGAGTAAATACCATCGCTGGCAGCGCTATGCAGACACCAAGTTGGCCTGCCTTTATTTTGCTCGCGAGCTAGAAATCCGCGGTCGGCTTCATGGTTCAAAGACCAGATCAATCGCCGCTCACCCCGGCTGGGCACTTACCGGCCTGCAGGGTGGAAACCCAACCCCTTGGGACCGCTTTGCGCAAAGCGCTGAACAGGGCGCTCGCTCTCAAATTAAAGCGGTGCTGAATCAAGAAATTTCAGGTGGGGATTTTATTGGCCCGAAATGGGAAATGTGGGGGGAGCCAAAGACCATTCGAGGTAGCTCTAGATCCAAGAAGCTCGACACGATGCAGCGGCTCTGGCTAACCAGTGAAGAGCTGACCGCCACAAAATTCCTACCTCTAGACTCATAG
- a CDS encoding MFS transporter, with product MGISQFIGWSSGFYLPAILAVPISKSLGIGTEIFFWAFTMALLVSAFLGPVIGKWIDLLGGRKVLPFGNLFFIAGLLVLALSTSVPMLFIAWLLIGVGAAMGNYDAAFATAVNFFGNDANKVIAGITVFVGFSSTISWPLNAWVSDNYGWQSAVLIWAVAHLIIGLPLNLTIPKSEPRIKAVAQKPKPRLAKARVRFDLLIVVFAVMFALEGFMVASVNTTLPYLLGELGASAQVALFAAAILGPSQVLARVLIVVLGKVMSPMRVAAVAFLAHPAGVVLILLLGVDALVPFVILHGISVGLDPFIRGTLPLLFFGPEDFGQRQGYIMMLSKIVGAASPLLLTILVVRDPTLAIITTMSMGLGATALLVWLSFIRKAQLRKIAPISD from the coding sequence TTGGGCATCTCCCAATTCATCGGCTGGAGCTCGGGTTTTTACCTACCGGCCATCCTGGCCGTGCCAATATCCAAATCACTGGGCATCGGAACCGAAATATTCTTCTGGGCCTTCACCATGGCGCTTTTAGTATCTGCGTTTTTGGGACCGGTGATCGGTAAGTGGATTGATCTTCTCGGCGGGCGAAAAGTATTGCCCTTTGGAAACCTCTTTTTTATAGCTGGCCTTTTGGTTTTGGCTCTCAGCACTAGTGTGCCAATGCTGTTTATCGCCTGGCTACTTATAGGCGTTGGTGCGGCAATGGGTAACTACGACGCCGCTTTCGCAACCGCGGTGAACTTTTTTGGCAATGATGCCAATAAGGTCATTGCTGGAATCACTGTGTTTGTTGGGTTCTCTTCAACAATATCTTGGCCGCTAAACGCCTGGGTAAGTGACAACTACGGCTGGCAGAGTGCGGTCTTGATCTGGGCCGTTGCGCACCTAATAATCGGCTTGCCACTGAACCTCACGATTCCAAAATCAGAACCTCGAATCAAGGCGGTAGCCCAGAAGCCAAAACCTAGGTTGGCTAAAGCTCGCGTTCGCTTCGATTTACTGATTGTGGTTTTTGCGGTGATGTTTGCCCTCGAGGGCTTCATGGTCGCTTCGGTAAACACCACATTGCCCTACCTCTTGGGAGAGCTCGGGGCTTCAGCTCAGGTGGCTTTATTTGCCGCAGCTATTTTGGGACCATCTCAGGTTTTGGCGCGGGTGCTGATTGTGGTGTTGGGCAAGGTCATGTCACCGATGCGGGTAGCGGCGGTGGCTTTTTTGGCTCACCCGGCCGGTGTGGTTTTGATTTTGCTTTTAGGCGTGGATGCGCTGGTGCCGTTTGTCATCCTGCACGGCATCTCCGTTGGGCTCGATCCATTTATCCGTGGGACGCTGCCACTGTTGTTTTTTGGTCCGGAAGACTTTGGTCAGCGTCAGGGCTACATCATGATGCTCTCAAAGATTGTGGGAGCCGCAAGCCCGCTGCTGCTGACGATTTTGGTTGTCAGAGACCCGACGCTTGCCATCATCACAACCATGAGCATGGGGCTTGGTGCCACCGCTTTACTAGTCTGGCTTTCGTTTATTCGCAAAGCACAGCTGCGAAAAATAGCCCCGATTAGTGACTGA
- a CDS encoding alpha/beta hydrolase — MNRILFLHGYTSKRPLGHWMRHSAAELRNNGNQVWYPQFPNPEFPDTADWQELLQQESAMMDEVSGGEKIAIAHSLGTVNWLLGALTNQFLKPFDRVLLVAIPDPAITSQASGIKGEALEYQHPNLVPQMHKWARSITVLASDQDRWQPEGPGFYDSLALETLIFPGAGHFSLDDGFGPYSGIAKWVKTSNPLDLLSH, encoded by the coding sequence GTGAACCGAATCCTCTTTCTCCACGGCTACACCAGTAAGCGACCCCTAGGTCACTGGATGCGCCATAGTGCAGCTGAACTCAGAAATAACGGCAACCAGGTTTGGTACCCGCAGTTTCCCAACCCCGAATTTCCCGATACCGCCGACTGGCAAGAGCTCTTGCAGCAGGAGTCCGCCATGATGGACGAGGTTTCAGGTGGCGAAAAAATCGCCATCGCACACTCTCTCGGCACCGTCAACTGGCTGCTGGGCGCCCTCACAAATCAGTTTCTAAAGCCGTTTGATCGGGTGCTGTTGGTGGCGATTCCAGACCCCGCCATCACCTCTCAAGCCTCGGGAATTAAAGGCGAGGCGCTCGAGTATCAACACCCGAACCTGGTGCCTCAAATGCATAAGTGGGCCCGCTCCATCACAGTGCTTGCCAGCGATCAAGACCGTTGGCAACCCGAGGGTCCCGGGTTCTACGATTCCTTGGCTCTTGAGACATTGATATTCCCAGGCGCCGGGCACTTCTCTCTTGATGACGGGTTTGGTCCCTATTCAGGCATAGCAAAGTGGGTCAAAACCTCCAACCCCCTGGATTTACTCAGTCACTAA
- a CDS encoding type II toxin-antitoxin system Phd/YefM family antitoxin, whose translation MIHVYNMHEAKTNLSKLVKLAEAGEKIVIARAGKPSVELTIVRPKPRPKLGEFEPLDIWIPEDFDALNPKIWKDYL comes from the coding sequence ATGATTCACGTTTATAACATGCACGAGGCTAAGACCAATTTATCGAAGCTCGTTAAGCTGGCCGAGGCGGGCGAGAAGATTGTCATTGCACGGGCTGGGAAGCCGAGTGTTGAGCTAACGATTGTGAGGCCAAAGCCCAGGCCCAAACTCGGGGAGTTTGAGCCGCTGGATATTTGGATTCCCGAGGACTTTGATGCCTTGAATCCAAAGATTTGGAAAGATTATCTTTGA
- a CDS encoding type II toxin-antitoxin system VapC family toxin, which yields MSTKLLLLDTSALVFYFQGGKRFGKKTKSLLESAISLSLSPLSFFEIGLMQRGSKREASLPSLDGFAELGFETMAFSLEASEAALELPAAIKDPFDLMLLGQASAASMGFVTSDRTIIEAGLDFVIDLSL from the coding sequence TTGAGCACCAAGCTTTTGCTACTTGATACAAGTGCGCTTGTTTTCTACTTCCAGGGCGGTAAACGATTCGGGAAAAAGACTAAGAGCCTCCTCGAGTCAGCGATATCACTTTCTCTTTCACCACTTAGTTTCTTTGAAATCGGCTTGATGCAAAGAGGATCAAAGCGGGAGGCCAGTTTGCCTAGCCTCGATGGTTTTGCGGAGCTTGGCTTTGAGACGATGGCCTTTTCACTCGAAGCCTCCGAGGCGGCCCTTGAGCTTCCCGCGGCGATAAAAGACCCGTTTGACCTGATGCTGCTTGGCCAAGCCAGCGCGGCTTCGATGGGATTTGTTACCTCAGACCGAACTATCATCGAGGCTGGCTTGGACTTTGTAATAGACCTGAGTCTTTAG
- a CDS encoding cation-translocating P-type ATPase: MPNAPLELEIEGMTCTACARRVEKNLNKVEGVSAYVDFATEKAHLSFSSAVDLDVVKKAVSDAGYTVGAGKPELAKLRPRIFIGSVLSVLAMAFAMIPAFFFDGSVWLVAAFATPVYFYVAFPFHQAAIKNARHFDSTMDTLVSLGSTAAYFYSVFLLFDHGMHSYFEVAAVVPTVVLIGRYIEVRARRSATDSVRALLSALPETATVERDGVRQEVASHLIRSGDLVFVASGERIPADGILLSNHASIDNSTLTGESLPSELEKGAVLSAGATSLSGEIKLEVTASAATSRLSRIADLVREATAQKTKLSSLTDQISSVFVPIVILIAIGTYLVWNFVLADGVTGFEAAIAVLVIACPCALGIAVPMSLVVATSVGTKRSVVIRNPDSLRLLAKIRRVVFDKTGTLTDGELRVVNSVGLGGAGTATMLAYAAAIEAGSKHPVAKAIAKLSSAKTATDIKEVPGRGMFGLIDSLEVFVEKPGSYQNQAELDEAISKAGPNTLVVVAWEGWAHGLIELSDQLRPNAKAAVATLSKAGISSMLLSGDNPKRVEYIAGELGVTEFEGHITPEGKLEYLQNATVPTAMVGDGINDVAALSAASVGIAMGSGAHAAQAASAITILDDDPRAIPFALRLAKRTYANIMQNLVWAFGYNIVLIPVAALGLLNPMLAGLAMAFSSVSVVANSLRLRWQV, encoded by the coding sequence ATGCCTAATGCGCCTCTAGAACTCGAGATTGAGGGCATGACCTGCACGGCTTGCGCCCGAAGGGTCGAAAAGAATCTCAATAAGGTCGAGGGGGTCAGCGCCTACGTGGACTTTGCAACCGAGAAGGCGCACCTGAGCTTTAGCTCTGCGGTGGATTTGGATGTTGTAAAAAAGGCGGTCTCCGACGCCGGCTACACGGTTGGCGCCGGTAAGCCCGAACTTGCCAAGCTCAGGCCCAGAATCTTTATTGGCTCGGTTCTGAGCGTTTTGGCGATGGCCTTTGCGATGATTCCAGCGTTTTTCTTTGACGGCTCGGTTTGGCTAGTGGCCGCCTTTGCCACGCCCGTTTATTTCTATGTGGCCTTCCCTTTTCACCAAGCGGCCATCAAGAACGCTCGGCACTTTGACTCAACGATGGACACTCTGGTATCGCTTGGCTCAACCGCGGCATACTTCTACAGCGTATTTTTGCTTTTCGACCACGGCATGCACTCATATTTTGAGGTGGCGGCGGTTGTGCCAACAGTGGTTTTGATCGGAAGATACATCGAGGTTAGGGCTAGAAGAAGCGCCACCGACTCGGTGCGAGCGCTCTTGAGCGCGCTGCCCGAAACCGCCACCGTTGAAAGGGATGGGGTTCGACAAGAGGTAGCGAGCCACCTGATTCGATCCGGTGACTTGGTCTTTGTGGCATCGGGAGAAAGAATCCCGGCCGACGGTATTTTGCTTTCCAACCACGCCTCGATTGATAACTCCACCCTGACCGGTGAGTCACTGCCGAGTGAGCTTGAAAAAGGTGCGGTGCTAAGTGCCGGGGCAACCTCGCTCTCTGGTGAAATCAAACTCGAGGTCACCGCGTCTGCGGCAACCTCGAGGCTCTCGAGAATTGCGGATTTGGTTCGCGAGGCAACGGCTCAGAAGACCAAACTCAGCTCACTCACCGACCAGATCTCCTCGGTGTTTGTGCCGATTGTGATTCTGATTGCCATCGGAACCTATCTGGTTTGGAACTTTGTACTGGCCGATGGTGTCACGGGCTTCGAGGCCGCGATTGCAGTTTTGGTGATCGCCTGCCCTTGCGCTTTGGGGATTGCGGTTCCGATGAGCTTGGTGGTGGCAACCTCGGTTGGCACCAAGCGCTCAGTGGTTATTCGCAACCCCGATTCACTGCGTCTCTTGGCCAAAATAAGGCGGGTGGTTTTTGATAAGACCGGAACGCTCACAGATGGCGAGCTACGGGTCGTGAACTCGGTTGGCCTTGGCGGTGCCGGCACCGCAACAATGCTGGCTTATGCCGCAGCCATCGAAGCTGGCTCCAAGCACCCGGTGGCCAAAGCAATAGCAAAACTTTCGAGTGCCAAAACTGCCACCGACATCAAAGAAGTCCCCGGAAGGGGCATGTTCGGTCTAATCGACTCCCTAGAGGTCTTTGTTGAAAAACCGGGCAGCTATCAAAACCAAGCCGAGCTTGATGAAGCGATTTCCAAGGCCGGACCCAATACCCTGGTGGTTGTTGCTTGGGAAGGCTGGGCGCACGGTCTAATCGAGCTCAGCGACCAGCTTCGACCAAACGCAAAAGCGGCCGTAGCTACGCTTTCTAAAGCGGGTATAAGTTCGATGCTCTTATCCGGAGACAACCCCAAGCGAGTGGAATACATCGCAGGCGAACTCGGCGTCACAGAGTTCGAGGGGCACATCACACCCGAGGGCAAGCTTGAATATTTGCAAAATGCCACAGTTCCAACCGCCATGGTGGGAGATGGCATCAATGACGTCGCGGCACTTAGCGCGGCAAGTGTTGGTATCGCCATGGGGTCTGGCGCCCACGCGGCTCAGGCCGCCAGCGCTATCACCATTTTGGATGATGACCCAAGAGCAATTCCTTTCGCTTTGCGCTTGGCGAAGCGAACCTATGCCAACATTATGCAAAACCTGGTCTGGGCCTTTGGCTACAACATTGTGCTGATTCCAGTCGCGGCACTTGGGCTCCTAAACCCGATGCTCGCAGGTCTAGCAATGGCCTTTTCGAGCGTTTCGGTAGTTGCAAATTCGCTTCGTTTGAGGTGGCAAGTCTAA
- a CDS encoding heavy-metal-associated domain-containing protein produces the protein MSKIEISIEGMTCGHCSKSVTEELEAITGVSQVKVDHETGKAVLEADNVTNNQLVEAVAEAGYTAKSFATLDA, from the coding sequence ATGAGCAAAATCGAAATCAGCATCGAGGGCATGACCTGTGGTCACTGCTCCAAAAGCGTCACCGAGGAACTAGAGGCCATCACTGGCGTGAGCCAAGTGAAGGTGGACCACGAGACTGGCAAGGCAGTGCTTGAGGCGGATAACGTAACAAACAATCAGCTTGTTGAAGCGGTAGCCGAGGCTGGTTACACCGCGAAGAGTTTTGCAACCCTCGATGCCTAA